Proteins from one Triticum aestivum cultivar Chinese Spring chromosome 7A, IWGSC CS RefSeq v2.1, whole genome shotgun sequence genomic window:
- the LOC123154594 gene encoding WAT1-related protein At1g09380, producing MGSVGNYLPVVGMILVQLGLAGLNVLSKLTMASGMSPYVLITYRNLLGAVFLAPFAFFFERKTWASISKKTLLQIFICSVVGATMNQVFYFVGLKYSRPTVASALNNTLPAVTIALAATLKMEPVAAFAGKAKVAGTALCVVGSMLMTFYRGPLVRTLDSPIHWPYVQRTMTAEAAAHAGGHAAVLGATLVIASNVAWAVWFIIQKKMSNTFSSPYTTTVLMAAMASVQSGVIAVAAEHRLSAWALGFDIRLIGSLYAGVVASGIVIAVMSWCIQVRGPVFVSMFSPMMLIIVAVVGWGILGEKIRVGSVIGAVFIVVGLYTVLWGKGRDLVATETAEDDEEKKIGSGEPSNGAVDGAAVLRSCIAADRHEATVARDLQCSVMA from the exons ATGGGGAGTGTTGGCAATTATTTGCCTGTCGTTGGTATGATCCTGGTGCAACTGGGTCTTGCTGGTCTGAATGTGTTGTCAAAGCTCACCATGGCGTCCGGCATGAGCCCTTACGTGCTCATCACCTACCGAAATCTTCTTGGGGCTGTCTTCCTTGCTCCCTTTGCTTTCTTTTTCGAACG AAAAACTTGGGCCTCAATTAGCAAGAAGACACTATTACAAATTTTCATATGCTCCGTTGTTGG TGCGACGATGAACCAGGTGTTCTATTTCGTGGGCCTCAAGTACAGCCGCCCGACCGTGGCGTCCGCGCTGAACAACACGCTCCCTGCGGTGACCATCGCGCTCGCGGCCACGCTCAAGATGGAGCCCGTTGCGGCTTTCGCCGGGAAGGCCAAGGTGGCCGGCACGGCCCTCTGCGTGGTCGGCTCCATGCTAATGACCTTCTATAGGGGGCCCCTCGTCAGGACCCTGGATTCCCCGATCCACTGGCCGTACGTGCAGCGCACCATGACTGCCGAGGCGGCGGCCCACGCCGGCGGACACGCCGCCGTCCTCGGGGCGACTCTAGTCATCGCCTCCAACGTTGCCTGGGCAGTCTGGTTCATTATTCAG AAGAAGATGTCCAACACCTTCTCGTCTCCGTACACGACGACGGTGCTGATGGCGGCAATGGCCAGCGTCCAGAGCGGCGTCATTGCGGTGGCCGCGGAGCACAGGCTCTCGGCGTGGGCTCTCGGGTTCGATATCAGGCTCATAGGCTCGCTCTACGCG GGGGTGGTGGCGTCAGGGATTGTGATCGCGGTGATGTCGTGGTGCATCCAGGTGCGCGGGCCGGTGTTCGTGTCCATGTTCAGCCCCATGATGCtcatcatcgtcgccgtcgtcggGTGGGGCATCCTCGGCGAGAAGATACGCGTCGGCAG CGTTATCGGCGCCGTGTTCATAGTGGTGGGGCTGTACACGGTGCTCTGGGGCAAGGGAAGGGACCTCGTTGCCACGGAAACCGCGGAAGACGACGAGGAGAAGAAAATCGGCAGCGGCGAACCGAGCAACGGGGCCGTCGATGGCGCAGCGGTCTTGCGGTCATGCATCGCTGCTGATCGTCATGAGGCAACGGTGGCACGAGATTTGCAGTGCAGTGTCATGGCTTGA